One Pyrofollis japonicus DNA window includes the following coding sequences:
- the moaA gene encoding GTP 3',8-cyclase MoaA: MLFDAYGRPLTNLRIMVTGRCNFSCIFCHMEGYKESHLREIELSLEEIELLKEAADRLDIKAFKITGGEPTLREDLVDIVRILKRNNAYVSLTTNASLLHKHLPGIADAGIDHINVSLHALDEERFRKITRSSLFRRVIENLKLLKDYNIPIKINFVILRGLNEQDIPKVIDLAADLNAMVQFIELHPVGKAIKTFKNHYLPRWRIVEMLENRIISIEYRLGLHNRPIITLDNGVRVELVGPVGNYLFCAGCTRIRVTYDFKLLPCLNWRGEPVEVRPRIANASTREEKVEKIIEAIREANSLRKPFVMYPLDAKLWKPGRKWKTMRLGLPKRDGRMMFTGKDGIKHLTKYLEEWGKYALS, encoded by the coding sequence CTGCTCTTTGACGCTTACGGCAGGCCTTTGACCAACTTACGAATAATGGTTACCGGTAGATGTAACTTTTCGTGTATTTTCTGCCACATGGAGGGCTACAAGGAATCTCATCTCCGAGAGATAGAGCTAAGTCTTGAAGAAATAGAGCTGTTAAAGGAAGCAGCTGATAGGCTAGATATCAAGGCGTTTAAAATTACAGGGGGTGAACCCACACTTCGTGAGGATCTTGTTGACATAGTACGTATACTAAAACGCAATAACGCATACGTATCTCTTACGACTAATGCATCACTACTTCATAAGCATTTACCTGGCATAGCTGATGCAGGTATTGACCACATAAATGTAAGTCTTCACGCACTAGATGAGGAGAGATTTAGAAAGATAACCAGATCGTCTCTCTTTCGGAGAGTAATTGAAAACTTGAAACTTCTTAAGGATTATAATATACCTATTAAGATCAATTTCGTCATACTGAGGGGGCTCAACGAGCAAGATATACCTAAGGTCATTGATCTCGCAGCAGATCTCAATGCAATGGTACAATTTATAGAGCTACACCCCGTAGGAAAGGCAATCAAAACCTTCAAAAACCACTACCTTCCCCGATGGCGCATTGTAGAAATGCTCGAGAATAGAATAATATCAATAGAGTATAGGCTAGGGCTACACAACCGCCCCATAATTACACTAGATAATGGGGTCAGAGTAGAGCTTGTAGGACCTGTAGGAAATTACCTATTTTGTGCAGGCTGTACCAGAATAAGGGTTACTTATGATTTTAAGCTTTTACCGTGCTTAAATTGGAGGGGCGAACCCGTAGAGGTAAGGCCTCGCATCGCGAATGCCTCAACACGTGAGGAAAAAGTGGAAAAAATAATTGAGGCAATACGTGAGGCAAATAGCCTTCGGAAACCATTTGTAATGTATCCGCTGGATGCAAAACTCTGGAAACCAGGAAGGAAATGGAAAACAATGCGTCTTGGCCTCCCAAAAAGAGATGGAAGAATGATGTTTACAGGAAAAGATGGCATAAAACACTTAACAAAATACCTTGAAGAATGGGGGAAATACGCTCTTAGCTAA
- the cyoE gene encoding heme o synthase, which produces MNGAGGSVQMNKIGRAASTSLMHVIGELTKFKQTMLLLFSMYTAFIAGGGLHKPIETHLWLWIIGYMAIGSTTAVNMYFDRDIDALMARTNKRPLPSGLVKPRSVLYLSISLFIISLVLGALLVNVYYSLAIFVGFFFDIIAYTLLLKRRTPLSIIMGAVAGGAPALGGWAAATSSITAPAVLFSLLVAAWVPSHIWFLASYYREDYAAANVPMLPVVADATAVGTGIGLGALVLAHVIIALWLLGAVGVASLAYGLLASSHIFSLAVEYVDKKGDKETSFKAFKMVNMHLGMLFLVIILEKALMALS; this is translated from the coding sequence ATGAATGGTGCGGGAGGATCGGTGCAAATGAACAAAATAGGGAGAGCAGCGTCGACCAGTCTGATGCACGTAATCGGTGAATTGACTAAGTTTAAGCAAACAATGTTGTTACTCTTTTCAATGTATACTGCATTTATAGCGGGTGGAGGCCTTCATAAACCCATAGAAACCCATCTATGGTTATGGATAATAGGGTATATGGCAATAGGCTCAACTACAGCTGTTAACATGTATTTTGACAGAGATATAGATGCTTTAATGGCACGTACTAATAAGCGGCCCTTGCCAAGCGGCCTCGTTAAACCAAGATCTGTTCTATACCTCTCAATAAGCTTATTCATTATCTCGCTAGTGCTGGGAGCTTTATTGGTAAATGTCTACTATAGTCTCGCCATATTTGTTGGATTCTTCTTCGACATTATTGCATATACCCTGCTTCTTAAACGACGAACACCGCTTAGCATAATCATGGGTGCTGTAGCAGGAGGAGCACCCGCGCTAGGTGGGTGGGCCGCTGCAACAAGCTCCATAACTGCACCTGCAGTGCTGTTTTCATTACTCGTTGCAGCATGGGTTCCTAGCCATATCTGGTTCCTAGCCTCATATTATCGAGAAGATTACGCCGCTGCAAATGTTCCAATGTTGCCAGTAGTAGCTGATGCCACAGCTGTCGGCACAGGTATAGGACTCGGTGCGCTCGTATTAGCACACGTGATTATAGCCCTTTGGCTTCTAGGTGCAGTGGGGGTTGCATCACTGGCTTATGGGCTCTTAGCGTCTTCCCACATCTTTAGTCTCGCAGTAGAGTATGTTGATAAAAAAGGCGATAAGGAGACTTCGTTCAAAGCGTTTAAGATGGTAAATATGCATCTCGGTATGCTGTTCCTCGTAATAATACTAGAGAAGGCCCTCATGGCACTTTCCTAA
- the argF gene encoding ornithine carbamoyltransferase, whose protein sequence is MPGPLRGRDLLSIKDLSREEIELVLDTARIMKTRYYSGERIIPVLKGKTVALIFEKPSTRTRVSMEVAVAQLGGYPLYLRRDELQLARGEPIKDTARVLSRYVDAIAARVYSHKSLEELAAYSSVPVINMLSDLEHPLQALADVLTIKEKKGSVKGVKIVYVGDARNNVAHSLMLAVAKLGGHIVLASPKELRPREDILQAAIQAANESGGLVELIEDPFEAVKGADVVYTDVWVSMGEEAQAEEKRRLLKNYQVNEKLMSLANNNAIFMHCLPAHRGEEVTEEVIEGPWSVVWDQAENRLHAQKAVLALILSD, encoded by the coding sequence GTGCCAGGCCCACTTAGAGGCAGAGACTTATTATCAATAAAGGATCTTTCAAGAGAAGAAATAGAATTAGTACTTGATACTGCAAGGATAATGAAGACTAGATACTACTCCGGCGAAAGAATAATACCTGTCCTAAAGGGAAAGACTGTCGCGCTAATCTTTGAGAAGCCGAGCACACGTACAAGAGTTAGCATGGAAGTAGCAGTAGCTCAGCTAGGAGGTTATCCACTATATCTTCGACGCGACGAACTCCAGCTAGCCAGGGGCGAGCCTATTAAGGACACGGCCCGCGTGCTCTCGCGCTACGTTGATGCAATCGCAGCAAGAGTATATAGCCATAAGAGCCTGGAGGAGCTGGCCGCATATTCCTCTGTACCGGTAATAAACATGCTAAGCGATCTTGAGCACCCCTTACAAGCGCTTGCTGACGTATTAACGATTAAGGAGAAGAAGGGCTCCGTAAAAGGGGTAAAAATAGTATATGTCGGCGATGCACGAAACAACGTAGCTCATAGCCTTATGCTTGCCGTGGCAAAGCTTGGTGGCCACATAGTTCTTGCATCACCAAAGGAGCTAAGACCTCGTGAAGACATCTTGCAAGCAGCCATACAAGCTGCCAACGAAAGCGGCGGACTAGTGGAACTAATCGAGGACCCCTTTGAAGCCGTCAAGGGGGCTGACGTTGTATACACAGATGTATGGGTTAGCATGGGTGAAGAAGCCCAAGCAGAGGAGAAGAGAAGGCTTCTAAAGAATTACCAAGTTAATGAAAAACTGATGTCGCTTGCAAATAATAATGCAATCTTCATGCACTGCTTACCAGCACACCGTGGTGAAGAAGTCACAGAAGAGGTTATTGAAGGGCCATGGAGCGTCGTATGGGATCAAGCAGAGAATAGACTGCACGCACAAAAAGCTGTATTAGCTCTAATTCTTAGCGACTAA
- a CDS encoding STT3 domain-containing protein, producing MVKKDVTKRGRHKDSSSASMLKQLSHIFHRYGFLFTITVVLIAIVTGYYVRYMPYNNYKEIVDNSVEMGLGDVSTVAYFGAMDPLIEYWLANYLHTHGLSSWDTLKPPNPAVMKFWYPWGRDFTRSEKPFIPFIGALPPSGLSVAQWVTLIPPIFGALLVLIAAAYMYRLYGEGAAIAAALLAAVLPSSIIRTYAGFVEKVGVAMPFLVAAIWIFAESLRRKDFILAALSGIIGGFIALVWGGYLLAGLVIAATAILSPLASSTREEVRTNFLLGITGTTAYFITLLVVRATSLSIPPRFMLLPLIATIVFFAIYEAIMSIFKGKKGYITVEKLKPIYAGILILSWIAVLFTAPSIGISGKYYYAMLGPLRGLASKGLGVIEFTVAENNPPSFPLLLHRMNIVLFVAPIAGLYLLYRALRNNKSEHLPLSIASLAFYYAVLGMAYFEQVASVFGVLATAAMLGDMVRGLSPTDKARRAKALRPREEIYEVKVVGAALLAILVFVGIAAGAAESLSMVRTTAPIQLDMPSMNAQQYGWLYLLHLLRTKTSNDTVVVAWWDYGYLITVGSDRATVADGSTSNGTQIKLLAKFFTTTSEEEASNILKSLRLKPNKTLVLIHEAVLYNPSTGAIIYSPSLGDIAKSSAMLLIAGVMKLNEGLTQRVLQHYLNSTIYKMFVDAPYHLNTSGILFIPFKGVSKGFNVTSVYVAGLNQQGKPVKFKHFKPYLVLLSPFVDRQGNVIIQKVGNDTYILGIAYIVYQWIG from the coding sequence ATGGTGAAGAAAGACGTGACAAAACGGGGCAGACATAAAGACTCTTCCAGTGCTTCAATGCTTAAGCAATTGTCTCACATCTTTCACCGGTATGGTTTCTTATTTACAATAACTGTCGTACTTATAGCGATAGTTACTGGTTATTACGTACGTTACATGCCATATAACAATTACAAGGAGATAGTTGATAATTCAGTAGAAATGGGGCTAGGAGATGTTTCAACCGTAGCATATTTCGGCGCAATGGATCCATTGATAGAATATTGGCTCGCAAACTACCTCCACACACATGGCCTCAGTTCATGGGACACACTTAAGCCCCCCAATCCTGCTGTAATGAAGTTCTGGTACCCATGGGGTAGAGACTTTACTCGGTCAGAGAAACCGTTCATACCATTCATAGGGGCATTACCACCAAGCGGGCTCAGTGTTGCCCAGTGGGTTACACTAATACCTCCAATCTTCGGAGCACTCCTAGTCCTTATAGCAGCAGCATACATGTACAGACTCTATGGAGAAGGTGCCGCAATAGCTGCAGCACTTCTAGCTGCTGTGCTTCCATCCTCTATAATTAGAACATATGCAGGATTCGTAGAGAAAGTCGGCGTAGCAATGCCCTTCCTCGTTGCAGCTATATGGATATTTGCTGAAAGCCTACGCCGCAAAGACTTCATACTCGCAGCGCTCTCAGGCATAATTGGTGGCTTCATAGCATTAGTCTGGGGAGGTTACCTCTTAGCCGGACTCGTAATAGCTGCTACAGCAATACTTTCACCATTAGCTTCGAGCACGCGAGAAGAGGTGCGAACAAACTTCTTATTAGGCATCACGGGCACTACTGCATACTTTATCACATTACTAGTGGTAAGAGCAACCTCGTTGTCTATACCGCCGAGATTTATGCTTCTCCCGCTCATAGCAACAATCGTGTTCTTTGCAATATATGAAGCAATTATGAGCATTTTCAAGGGCAAGAAAGGTTACATAACAGTTGAGAAGCTAAAGCCGATATATGCCGGTATACTGATACTCTCCTGGATAGCTGTACTGTTTACTGCCCCCTCCATCGGTATATCCGGAAAATACTACTATGCAATGCTCGGACCCCTAAGGGGGCTCGCATCAAAAGGCCTAGGAGTAATAGAATTCACTGTAGCAGAGAACAATCCACCAAGCTTCCCGCTCCTGCTCCATAGAATGAACATAGTGCTCTTCGTAGCACCCATTGCCGGCCTCTACCTGCTCTATAGAGCCCTGAGAAACAACAAATCAGAACACTTGCCGCTCTCAATAGCCTCGCTAGCCTTCTACTATGCTGTTCTAGGCATGGCTTACTTTGAACAAGTTGCCTCAGTTTTCGGAGTACTCGCTACGGCTGCAATGCTGGGAGACATGGTAAGAGGGCTATCGCCGACAGATAAAGCCAGGAGGGCAAAAGCTTTGAGACCACGCGAGGAAATCTATGAGGTAAAAGTTGTAGGTGCAGCACTCCTAGCGATATTAGTATTTGTAGGCATCGCAGCAGGTGCAGCAGAGTCGCTAAGCATGGTGAGAACCACAGCTCCTATCCAGCTAGACATGCCTAGTATGAATGCACAACAATATGGTTGGCTATATTTGCTACACTTATTGCGCACGAAGACAAGCAACGATACAGTTGTAGTTGCATGGTGGGATTACGGTTATCTGATAACCGTTGGCTCAGACAGAGCCACGGTAGCAGACGGCTCAACATCTAATGGTACACAGATTAAGCTGCTGGCAAAGTTCTTTACAACGACAAGCGAAGAAGAAGCTTCAAATATCCTTAAGTCCTTAAGACTTAAACCAAATAAAACACTGGTACTGATTCATGAGGCTGTGCTCTATAATCCTTCAACAGGCGCTATAATCTATAGCCCAAGCCTCGGGGACATCGCTAAATCGTCTGCAATGCTTCTAATAGCTGGAGTAATGAAGCTAAATGAGGGACTAACCCAGAGAGTACTGCAGCACTACTTAAACTCAACCATATACAAAATGTTCGTAGACGCTCCGTATCATCTGAACACGAGCGGGATACTGTTCATACCTTTCAAGGGAGTG